Below is a genomic region from Delftia tsuruhatensis.
TGGTGCTCGACGGCATCACCAGCGTGGCCACTTCGCTGGGCGCGCGCCAGGTCTGCCGGCAGGCTTTCGATCTGGCGCAGTCCCACCCCGTGCGCAGCGCCGTGGTAACCGATGCCCGGGCGCTGGACGCCTGCCTGCGCTTCATCGACGACCATCGCCTGCATGTGGAGCCCGCCTGTGGTGCGGCGCTGGCCCTGGCCTATGGGCGTTCGCCCGCGCTGAGCGGCTTCAGGCGCGTGCTGGTGGTGGCCTGCGGCGGCACCACCAGCACGCTGGCGCAATTGCAGCAGTGGCATGCCGCAGCGCTGGCTGCCGGGGCCTGAGCCTTCATTCGGCCGGCAGTACCTCGCCGGGCACGCGCACCCAGCCTTCCATCAGAATGCGCGCGCTGCGGCTCATCAAGGCCTTGGTCACCTGCCACTGGCCATTCACCAAGCGTGCCTGCGCCCCCACGCGCAGCGTGCCCGAGGGATGGCCGAAGCGCACGGCCTCGCGCTCGCCGCCACCGGCGACCAGGTTCACCAGCGTGCCCGGCACCGCCGCCGCCGTGCCGATGGCCACCGCCGCCGTGCCCATCATCGCGTGGTGCAGCTTGCCCATGGACAGTGCCCGTACCAGCAGGTCCACGTCGGCGGCCTCGACCCGCTTGCCGCTCGATGCCGTGTAGCCGGCCGGGGGCGCCACAAAGGCGATCTTGGGCGTGTGCTGGCGCGTGGCCGCTTCGGCCAGCTCCTGGATCAGGCCCATCTGCAAGGCGCCATGGGCGCGGATGGCCTCGAACCGGGCCAGCGCCTCGTCGTCCGTGTTGATGGCCTCTTGCAGCTCGCAGCCCGTGTAGCCGAGGTCCTGGGCGTTCAGGAAGATGGTGGGGATGCCCGCATTGATCAGCGTGGCCGCGAAGCTGCCCGCGCCGGGTACATCCAGCCGGTCCACCAGGTTCCCTGTGGGGAACATGGCGCCTCCGTCCTCTCCTTCATCGGCCGGGTCCAGGAACTCCAGCGCCACCTCTGCCGCAGGGAAGGTCACGCCGTCCAGCGCGAAGTCGCCCGTCTCCTGCACCTGTCCGTCCACGATGGGCACGTGGGCCACGATGGTCTTGCCGATGTTGGCCTGCCAGATGCGGATGGTGGCCGTCCCGTTGCGCGGGATGCGCGCGGCATCGACCAGGCCCATG
It encodes:
- the prpF gene encoding 2-methylaconitate cis-trans isomerase PrpF, whose amino-acid sequence is MSLPQIKIPATYLRGGTSKGVFFRLQDLPAAAQQPGAVRDALLLRTLGSPDPYGKQIDGMGNASSSTSKAVILSASTRADHDVDYLFGQVAIDRPFVDWSGNCGNLSAAVGPCAIHMGLVDAARIPRNGTATIRIWQANIGKTIVAHVPIVDGQVQETGDFALDGVTFPAAEVALEFLDPADEGEDGGAMFPTGNLVDRLDVPGAGSFAATLINAGIPTIFLNAQDLGYTGCELQEAINTDDEALARFEAIRAHGALQMGLIQELAEAATRQHTPKIAFVAPPAGYTASSGKRVEAADVDLLVRALSMGKLHHAMMGTAAVAIGTAAAVPGTLVNLVAGGGEREAVRFGHPSGTLRVGAQARLVNGQWQVTKALMSRSARILMEGWVRVPGEVLPAE